One Candidatus Zixiibacteriota bacterium genomic window, GGGAGCGTATCGTCTCGCCTGGGAGACGATGAACAAAGCCGTGGCGCTGTATCGCGACGGTTCGAAACTGAGCCAGCCGTTGACGGCATCGCTCCTGACCGACGATGAAGAAGAAGACGATCATGAGATGACCGTTTCCACCGCCGCCGAGAAGATGGCGCGGCGAGTCGTCTATCGTTACATCGCCAAGCGGCGCAAGATTCCCTATCGCCGCGGCGGATACACCCAGAAAGCCATGGTCGGCGGACACAAGGTCTACATTCGGACCGGTGAGTATTCCGACGGCACGCTGGGTGAAATTTTCCTCGATATGCACCGTGAAGGCGCCGCGTTCCGATCGCTCATGAACAGTTTCGCGATCGCTGTCTCACTCGGCCTGCAGCACGGTGTGCCGCTCGAAGAATTCGCCGATGCTTTCCTGTTTACCCGCTTCGAGCCGAACGGCCTGGTACAGGGACATCGCAACATCAAACGGGCAACTTCAATCATTGACTATATTTTCCGCGAACTGGCTATTACTTACCTCGGTCGCAACGATCTGGCCCATGTCTCCGACGAGGACCTGCGCGGCGACACTCTCGGTACTCCCGAGGACTCCACGGAATGGGAAGGCGAGGAACCGGCCAGCGCGGCCATTACCGGACAGGTTACCGACGGCAGTCGCAAAGCCGGCGATATCCACAGCGATCACCTCTTCCCGGGAAGTCACAGCGGTGACGGACACGGCCGTGGGAACGGTAACGGCAATGGCAACGGAAACGGCAATGGAGCCAACGGCAATCATGGAGGAGACGGTCATGGTAAGCAGGTGGAGAATTCGATTGCAGCGACGCAATCTGCGAGGACGAAGAAGGTGCTTGAGTATGTCAGCGCACAGAGCACTACAATTGACCAGGAAGGACAACGACTCCACCAGGCCATCCGCGCCGCGCGACTGAAGGGTTACGAAGGCGACATGTGCAGTGAGTGCGGCCAGTTCACGATGGTCCGCAACGGCACTTGCCTGAAATGTGACACCTGCGGCGCCACGAGTGGTTGCAGCTAAAAATTAAGAGAGGCCTTACGGGGTCTTTCTTATAATCGACCGTGCCCGTCCTTTCACGGTCGGATAAAAAACGTAATTCCGGTTAAATGACCGGGATGCGACATCAGGGCTATCGTGCGCAGACCGGAAACGGTTTGAGGTACTGCTTGTGATGAGTTCGGGATAAGTACTTTCCGAGCGGCAGGCGACGCCGAATACGAAGTAACTTCAACCTCGGTTTGGCGTTAACAGGTGAGATGGGATCGCAAAGGTCCGGGACTGGAGAAAAAGCGGTAGCCCCCTTGGGCTGTGTTCTAGAACCGTCATCGGACGACGGACACTGCTTAAGGATGAGCGTAGCGGCGCGTTGTTTCGGCAACGCGCCGTTGTTGTTTGTCGGGGGGGCTGACGTGACGAAATGTGCCCGGAAGTCGTAGGTCGGGCGTCCGGAGTGAGCGGGGGCATCGCCCCGCGAACGGAGAAACCCGACACCCTGGAATCATCTGATAATGTCCTGTGATCGGAGGTCGGTTATGGCCAGGGGCTTGCGGCGACAAAGAGGGCTGATTTCATTGGTTGATTCGCCACCCCCCTTCGTCTATATTGTGACGCGGGAAGAAAATCTTCGTCAGGAAGGCGGGAGTTTGCGAATGGCAAAAACGCGTATGTTCGTGAAGACGTTCGCTATCATTGTGGCTGCTTTGGTCCTCGTCGGGACGGCTTATGCTCAGACTAGCCAGGCTCCACGGCCCGACTCTCTCAAACCTGTCACTTCGGCTGAGATGGCCCTGGAGAAGGCTGCTGCCTATACAGGTTTCTCGGAGATTGAAGGCCTCAAGAAAGGCGATGCGCAGGTTAGCGTGCATCGCGTCGAAATGTCCGACTCGACGGCGCCTTTCGTGACTTTGGCCAAGTCGCCGCGACCGATGTGGCTTGTATCAATTCACGACATGATCCTTGATCTGAGCGGCACTCCCGACAGCGTTGAGAAGGCTCACCCTAAAGACGTTGATATCTACATCGACTCTACCACGGGGCAATTCATCAAGGCTCTAGTTTTGGACACCGGGCTGGATCGCTCCGCCGTAAGAGAGTGCCCCCGGGATCAGGCGGAGAAGCAGATGACGGACATCAGCGGCGAGGAGTATCTCGGCTATCCCGAGGAGATGCCTAAGTTGAATATGTTGAGCGTCATGGACTCGATATGGGATTGCTCGATCCCGGCCGCGAGTTGGGTCTCGGTCCGATATGTTGTGCACAAACACTTCCACTTGGGCACTGCGCCTTCGTGGATTGTCCACGCGCATGGCTACGGGGGCGAATTCTCTCATCTGCGGGTGGTCGTTGACAGCGAAACCGGCAGAGGTCGTATCGCAATAACCCTGCCTCAGGAGGGTGCACTTTCACCTGATGCCGGCCAGGAATAGTCCAACGGCCGGGACGCCCGAGGTCCCGGCCGCTGTCATCCGCCTGCCCCGCAGAGACATTCTCAACAACCCCGAGGCAACTATTCGGCGTAACACGTTTACCGAACCCTGAAGTACCGGCCGGGTCTCTCTTCGAACCGGCCGCCGAAAACCGTCACCGGGAGAAGACGTGGAACGCAAAAACAAAAAGCACAAAACGAACCCATTTCGCTCCAAGCGTATATGGCCCATCCAATTCGGGGGAATGACTGATGCCGTAACTCAGGCCTCGCAGCCTGTAGGGCAAGTCTCGGGGAGACCTGCCCTACAATCGTCTGCAGATAATTCGTTGATAAAAAGAAAGCTACGCGGCGACGAGGTTGCCGTTGCACTGGATCAGGCCGTCCTTGAGCTTGACCGTCCGCTGGGCGCTGTTGGCGATGTTCATGTCGTGAGTAATCATAACGATCGTCTTGCCCGCGGCATGCAGCTCATGAAAAATGTCAATGATCGCCCCGCCGGACTTGGAATCGAGGTTGCCGGTCGGCTCATCGGCCAGAATCAGATCAGGTTCGTTGGCCAGGGCGCGGGCGATTGCCACTCGCTGCATTTCGCCGCCGGACATCTCGGTCGGCTTATTGGCCATTTTGTCGGCCAGTCCCACTCGCGCGAGCAGCTCGGTGATCCGCTCACGTCGTTTCTTAGCATTGACCCGGGCGAATAAAAGAGGAACTTCGACGTTTTCATAGGCGGTCGCGTAAGGCAACAGATTGAACGCCTGAAAAACGAAACCTATCCTGGTGTTGCGGATATCGGCCAGTTGATTCGAGGTCATCTTATTGACCGGCTTTCCATCCAGCAGGTATTCACCGTCGGTTGGCGTATCCAGACAGCCCATCAGATTCATTAACGTCGACTTGCCCGATCCCGACGGCCCCACCACCGCCACCAGCTCGTTATCCTCGACAGTCAGGTCGATCCCCTTGAGTGCCTCGAACGTGACCTTGCCGGTCGTGTATGCTTTGCGAACCTGTTTCATTTCAACCATAGTTTAACTCCAGCCTGCTGTCGTTACTCGTATCGCAATGATTCCACCGGGCTGACCGATGCCGCCCGCAGGGCCGGGAAGAATCCGGCCAGGATGCCCATGACACCGAGAATAACCGTCACGATGATACCAATTTCGAGCGAAATAGTAGGGCGCCCCATGAAGGTCAGGACATCCGACTCGATCGGCACTCGTTTGAATCCCTCGGTTAAAATGTAACTGATACTCATCCCGCCGATGCCGCCGAGGAAAGTGATCATCAGCGCCTCGATCAGGAATTGAAAAAGAATGACCGAACGTCGTGCCCCCACGGCCATTTTGATGCCAATCTCGCGGGTACGCTCCCGAATGGAAACATACATGATGTTGGCCACTCCCACCCCGGCGATGAGCAATGTCAATCCGCCGATTATGCCAAGGAACACCTGAATACCAAGCATTATGTTGTCGAATTCTTTGGTCCCGGAAACGGTATCCCATACCCCCAGGGTTTCTTCGTCATTGGGATCGAAACGGTATTTCGCTCCCAGAACCTCATAGACCTGCCGCTGTACCTCCTTGACGTTCGCCGGGTCCACAGGCTGATAAATTATATCATCCAGCCAGGGATCGCCGAAAATTGCCTTGAAGGTCGTCCAGGGTATCGAAACCTTGTCGGCATCCGGTCCACTGTACATGTTCATTTGCTGCTTTTCAATTTCGATTCCCACCACCGTGAACGGAAGTCCCTGCAACAGAAACTGCTTGCCGATCGGGTTCTCGCCGGGGAACAGGTCCTCTGCAATGCGGTACCCGAGGAAGGCCGTACGGCGCTTGTTGTCGCAGTCGCTCTGGTTGATCATACGCCCGCCCATTTGCGCGATATGGTTCCGCATTGTGGTGAAGTTGGGAGTGATCCCGGCGATCAGTTCCGACTTGACAGTGGTCCCGTTGACCAACTCAACGCTCCAGCGCTGATATTCGGCCCCGATGTCCTTGATCCCCGGTACGGTTGCCCGTAGATATTCCAGGTCTTCCGGGTAGAAATGTATCCCGCGTCCCTTGGGTAATCCCTGGTAGGGAATCGTTGTGTTACCCGGCCAGATGATGACGATATTCTCTCCCAGGCCCTTACGGTTGGTCATCATCTGCTCGTAAATCCCCTCTCCGAATCCCAGCAGCAGCATAATACTGATAGTACCCCAGGCAAGGGCGATAAGAGTCAGCAGGATACGTTTGCGCTGCTTGCGAAAATCGCGAACGAAGACATTGTACATTACGGTCGGATTCATATCTGTCCTAATACAGCTTGAGAGCTTTTACCGGTTCCAGCCGGGCTGCCCGCCGGGCAGGAAAAATACCGGCTGTAAAACCGACAATACCGATCAGCACCGTGGCAATCAACCCCACGGTCAGATCCACGGTCGGCTCACCCACCAATTCACCGATGTTAAACAACGGCACCAACGCGACAATACCCCAGGCGAACAGAAATCCGGCGATGCCGCCCACCCCCGTGATGGTCAGCGTTTCCAGAATGAACTGCGCCAGAATCGTGCTCCGCCGTGCCCCCAGGGCCATCTTGATGCCGATTTCCTTGGTTCGTTCTTCGAGCACCACATTCATGATGTTCGACACCCCGATACCGCCGGTAATCAGGGTGGCAATACCGATCCCGGTGAGGAACCATTGAAAAGCGGTAAAGAATATCTTCAGGAACTCGAAGCCCTGGGTGACATCCCACACCATGAGAGCCTCTCGATCGGTCGGGTCAAATTTATAGCGGCTTCCCAGCATCTCATAGATTTCATCAACCGATTCGGAAGAAACATGATCATCCTTAGCCTGTACCACCAGATTGTTGGGATAACGGTTGGAGAACATGGTACGGAAGGTCGTAACCGGAATGATCAGCTTGGAATGGTCCCGCCCGCTGTAAGAGCTGTCCTGATCCTTCTCCTTCATCACCCCGATCACAACGAAAGGCGTACCATCGACAAGAATCGTTTTGCCCACCGCTTCTTCGCTGCCGAACAGGTCATCGGCGAGACGGTTGCCGATAAACACCACGCGGCGGCGCTTGGCGATATCGAGATCGTTAATGAACCGCGAGCCCATCTGCGGAATGATATTACGCATCTCATTGAACTCCGGCCAGATACCGATTAGCTGTCGTTTGAACTGGTTCTTGCCGTATTTGACCGATACCCCCCACCGGGTGAACTCCGGCGAGATACTCTTGATGGTCTCTGAGCGTACCTTGATCATTTCTACGTCATCAGCCGTGAAGTGAATTCGACGCCCTCGCGGAAGCCCCTTGAACTCCTTGCCGGTTATACCCGGCCAGATGATGGCGATGTTATCCCCGAGTCCCTTCTGTGATTTCAACTGAGCGGTTTTCATCCCATCGCCAAAGGCAAACAGAAGCACGATTGCGGCGGTGCCCCAGAAGACACCGAACACCGTGAGCAGAGTTCGCAATTTCTGGCGACGCATATCGTTGAGGAATTGCTTTATGGACAGCAGGGGGACCATATCGTGTTACTCACTCTTTCGATCAGTCGGCGGTTATTTCACGCGGCGGGCGCTCGACGACCAGATCTCCCTCATCCAGACCGGCAATCACCTCCATATTGATGCCGTCGGAGAGACCGCATTCGATCTCGCGGGTCGTAATCACTCCGAGCGTATCCTGTACTTCGACCGTCGCCACGGAGTCATCGAAATGGATCAGCCGTTCCGGTACCAGCAGGATATCTTCCGCCTTGTTGATGATAATGGAAGCTGTGGCACTATACCCGGCACGCAGCAGCTTGGAGGTCAGTTCATCCAACTGCACCTCGACCTCGAACAGCGTCGAGCCCTGGTCCTGATGAGCTTTTGGCGAGATTCTCGCGAGCATACCGGTTAACTGGTTCTGCGGCATAGCGCCTATTTCAATATCGGTGCCCATGCCCTCGTGCAGTTTGCCGACGTCGATTTCATCGACATTACCCCGAAAGATCAGATCATCCATTTTAGCCAGCGTCATGAGCTGGGTTCCTTCCTGGTAGGAAGTCAACGGTACGACCGGATCACCTTCCTCGACCGACCGGCTCAAAACCATACCGGCGGTTGGAGCATGGATGATATTGCTTACCTGGCGATCGGCGATGGTGGTTTTACCCGATTCGATCAGAGCCAGTTTTTCGCGCGATAATTTCAGGCGTAACTCGGCTTCATCATATACGGCTTTTTTATCCTCAAATTCCTGGTGTGAAACCAGTTGTTTGTCGGCCAGCGCCTCGAAGCGTTTGTACTCGCGAGCAGCATTGTCGTAAGCCACCTGATACAACTCGACCTGCCGGTTGGCTTCGGCGAATTCCAGCGGTGTAGGATCGGGAGCGATGTCAAAGAGAGGATCCCCGGCCTTGACGACATCGCCCACCTCGGCAAAGATCTGGCGGACGATACCGCCGTTTTTCGATTTGATCTCGATCTCCTTGCGAGGTTCTATCTGCCCCACGGCCACAGCCTTGTCGATAATCGAACCACGGCTTACCGCAAAAGTTTTACTCTCCCCGCCTTTTGAGGCTGAACCGTCTATGGCAAAAAAAGCCACCAGGGCAACGACCGTAAGGGCCAAAACACTCAGAATCAACTTCTTTATCATATTTTATGCTCCAGTTGGTTTACTACTGCGCGTCTGGGTTCTTTATTACGAATCGAATTAACAGTTGTTTCATTTCCATCGATTCTCTGAGCCGAACGGTCGCCAAGATAGTTGTTGCCTGCCCGCCTTGAGCTTCCGTACTATTCGTATTAGAGGAAGCCTAACCAACAGGGGTACGCGAGGATATGCAGCTCACCTTTGAACCTGTAACAGCCGACCGGTGGAAAGATTTTGAAACATTATTCGGTCAGCGCGGCGCCTGCGCCGGATGCTGGTGTATGTTTTGGCGTCAAACCGGCAAGGAATATAAACAGAACAAAGGGACAGCCAATAAACGAGCGATTAAAAAAATCATCCTCTCCGGTGAGATTCCCGGCCTGCTGGCTTACGACGGCGACGAACCGGTCGCCTGGTGCAGCGTAGGACCACGCGAGCGGTATTCAAGACTGATGCGCTCACGGACTCTTAAGCCGATCGACGATCAACCGGTCTGGTCGATTGTCTGTCTATATGTAAAGAAAAGTCGTCGAGATCAGGGTGTCGGTACACAGATGCTGGGCGCCGCATCCGAATATGCCGCTTCGCAGGGAGTTGCAATAATCGAAGGATACCCCAACGAACCGAAAAATAAATGGGCTGACGCATTTCTATACACCGGTACCGCAAGTGCCTTCCGCAAGGCCGGGTTCAAAAAGGTAGCCCAGCCTTCACCGACGAGA contains:
- a CDS encoding ABC transporter ATP-binding protein, which encodes MVEMKQVRKAYTTGKVTFEALKGIDLTVEDNELVAVVGPSGSGKSTLMNLMGCLDTPTDGEYLLDGKPVNKMTSNQLADIRNTRIGFVFQAFNLLPYATAYENVEVPLLFARVNAKKRRERITELLARVGLADKMANKPTEMSGGEMQRVAIARALANEPDLILADEPTGNLDSKSGGAIIDIFHELHAAGKTIVMITHDMNIANSAQRTVKLKDGLIQCNGNLVAA
- a CDS encoding ABC transporter permease, with amino-acid sequence MVPLLSIKQFLNDMRRQKLRTLLTVFGVFWGTAAIVLLFAFGDGMKTAQLKSQKGLGDNIAIIWPGITGKEFKGLPRGRRIHFTADDVEMIKVRSETIKSISPEFTRWGVSVKYGKNQFKRQLIGIWPEFNEMRNIIPQMGSRFINDLDIAKRRRVVFIGNRLADDLFGSEEAVGKTILVDGTPFVVIGVMKEKDQDSSYSGRDHSKLIIPVTTFRTMFSNRYPNNLVVQAKDDHVSSESVDEIYEMLGSRYKFDPTDREALMVWDVTQGFEFLKIFFTAFQWFLTGIGIATLITGGIGVSNIMNVVLEERTKEIGIKMALGARRSTILAQFILETLTITGVGGIAGFLFAWGIVALVPLFNIGELVGEPTVDLTVGLIATVLIGIVGFTAGIFPARRAARLEPVKALKLY
- a CDS encoding efflux RND transporter periplasmic adaptor subunit encodes the protein MIKKLILSVLALTVVALVAFFAIDGSASKGGESKTFAVSRGSIIDKAVAVGQIEPRKEIEIKSKNGGIVRQIFAEVGDVVKAGDPLFDIAPDPTPLEFAEANRQVELYQVAYDNAAREYKRFEALADKQLVSHQEFEDKKAVYDEAELRLKLSREKLALIESGKTTIADRQVSNIIHAPTAGMVLSRSVEEGDPVVPLTSYQEGTQLMTLAKMDDLIFRGNVDEIDVGKLHEGMGTDIEIGAMPQNQLTGMLARISPKAHQDQGSTLFEVEVQLDELTSKLLRAGYSATASIIINKAEDILLVPERLIHFDDSVATVEVQDTLGVITTREIECGLSDGINMEVIAGLDEGDLVVERPPREITAD
- a CDS encoding ABC transporter permease, whose amino-acid sequence is MNPTVMYNVFVRDFRKQRKRILLTLIALAWGTISIMLLLGFGEGIYEQMMTNRKGLGENIVIIWPGNTTIPYQGLPKGRGIHFYPEDLEYLRATVPGIKDIGAEYQRWSVELVNGTTVKSELIAGITPNFTTMRNHIAQMGGRMINQSDCDNKRRTAFLGYRIAEDLFPGENPIGKQFLLQGLPFTVVGIEIEKQQMNMYSGPDADKVSIPWTTFKAIFGDPWLDDIIYQPVDPANVKEVQRQVYEVLGAKYRFDPNDEETLGVWDTVSGTKEFDNIMLGIQVFLGIIGGLTLLIAGVGVANIMYVSIRERTREIGIKMAVGARRSVILFQFLIEALMITFLGGIGGMSISYILTEGFKRVPIESDVLTFMGRPTISLEIGIIVTVILGVMGILAGFFPALRAASVSPVESLRYE
- a CDS encoding GNAT family N-acetyltransferase; the encoded protein is MFWRQTGKEYKQNKGTANKRAIKKIILSGEIPGLLAYDGDEPVAWCSVGPRERYSRLMRSRTLKPIDDQPVWSIVCLYVKKSRRDQGVGTQMLGAASEYAASQGVAIIEGYPNEPKNKWADAFLYTGTASAFRKAGFKKVAQPSPTRLIMRKQLNK